A section of the Cuniculiplasma divulgatum genome encodes:
- a CDS encoding DUF559 domain-containing protein codes for MPEPTKSELKARYLLKKIGIPFEVEHKLFFSLSRFYTPDLIVGGNLIVEIDGKIHDRSWMKTPDRIRQRALEMMGYTVIRIKNEELNANPERCADFIREKFYQVTGVSKESKINRIPTQMRGGKKTSIEISKQAQKLLKENSSLLQYESPQFEESLEEIMTGASREPEIVEIALLRKFGYSLVSEKDSKYLDFHSAAESFKNCLSIAENLLGPYGVVGLENSFLITAPNFIKNLVFNGGPRVKPNIVEITSEDELNFTIDRFNQYFREFGVTVDKSDVLAECKEALKIRNPSRLAWLSTLCGLA; via the coding sequence ATGCCAGAGCCAACGAAAAGTGAATTGAAGGCGAGATATTTACTCAAGAAGATAGGTATACCCTTCGAAGTAGAACATAAACTTTTCTTCTCTTTGTCGAGGTTTTACACACCTGACTTAATTGTCGGGGGCAATCTCATTGTGGAAATTGACGGAAAGATACATGATAGAAGCTGGATGAAAACACCAGATAGAATAAGGCAGAGGGCACTTGAAATGATGGGTTACACCGTTATAAGGATAAAGAATGAGGAGCTTAACGCGAATCCCGAAAGATGTGCTGATTTTATACGAGAAAAATTCTATCAGGTAACAGGTGTAAGCAAAGAAAGTAAGATCAACAGAATTCCTACACAAATGCGCGGTGGCAAAAAGACCTCCATAGAAATATCCAAACAAGCTCAAAAATTGTTGAAGGAGAATAGCAGTCTCCTTCAATATGAATCTCCACAATTTGAGGAGAGTCTTGAAGAAATAATGACCGGGGCTTCTAGGGAACCAGAAATAGTTGAAATTGCACTACTACGCAAATTTGGTTATTCACTTGTTTCTGAGAAGGACAGTAAATACTTGGATTTTCATTCTGCGGCAGAATCCTTCAAGAATTGCCTATCTATTGCAGAAAATCTGTTGGGGCCTTATGGGGTCGTCGGGCTTGAGAACTCATTTTTAATCACGGCACCCAATTTCATTAAAAATTTAGTATTCAATGGCGGACCTCGTGTAAAGCCAAATATCGTTGAAATAACAAGTGAGGACGAGTTGAACTTTACTATAGATAGATTCAACCAGTATTTCAGGGAATTTGGTGTAACTGTGGATAAATCAGATGTCCTTGCTGAATGCAAAGAAGCTTTGAAAATTAGAAACCCTTCTAGATTAGCTTGGCTGTCCACTCTTTGTGGTTTAGCCTAA